The Lemur catta isolate mLemCat1 chromosome 8, mLemCat1.pri, whole genome shotgun sequence genome has a segment encoding these proteins:
- the LOC123643580 gene encoding cold shock domain-containing protein E1-like, protein MCAEKEESANTTESAIFGYHCEMSLDPNLLHNSGHNGYPNGTSAALRETGVIEKLLTSYGFIQCSEHQARLFFHCSQYNGNLQELKVGDDVEFEVSSDRRTGKPIAVKLVKIKPEILPEERMNGQVVCAVPHNLESKSPAALGQSPTGSVCYERNGEVFYLTYTPEDVEGNVQLETGDKINFVIDNNKHTGAVSARNIMLLKKKQARYQGVVCAMKEAFGFIERGDVVKEIFFHCSEFKGDLETLQPGDDVEFTIKDRNGKEVATDVRLLPQGTVIFEDISIEHFEGIVTKVIPKVPSKNQNDPLPGRIKVDFVIPKELPFGDKDTKSKVTLLEGDHVRFNISTDRRDKLERATNIEVLSNTFQFTNEAREMGVIAAMRDGFGFIKCVDRGARMFFHFSEILDGNQLHIADEVEFTVVPDMLSAQRNHAIRIKKLPKGTVSFHSHSDHRFLGTVEKEATFSNPKTTSPNKGKEKEAEDGIIAYDDCGVKLTIAFQAKDVEGSTSPQIGDKVEFSISDKQRPGQQIATCVRLLGRNSNSKRLLGYVATLKDNFGFIETANHDKEIFFHYSEFSGDVDSLELGDMVEYSLSKGKGNKVSAEKVNKTHSVNGITEEADPTIYSGKVIRPLRSVDPTQTEYQGMIEIVEEGDMKGEVYPFGIVGMANKGDCLQKGESVKFQLCVLGQNAQTMAYNITPLRRATVECVKDQFGFINYEVGDSKKLFFHVKEVQDGIELQAGDEVEFSVILNQRTGKCSACNVWRVCEGPKAVVAPRPDRLVNPLKNITLDDASAPRLMVLRQPRGPDNSMGFGAERKIRQAGVID, encoded by the coding sequence ATGTGTGCTGAAAAAGAAGAATCAGCAAATACTACTGAAAGTGCAATATTTGGTTATCACTGCGAGATGAGCCTTGATCCAAACCTTCTCCACAACAGTGGACACAATGGGTACCCCAATGGTACTTCAGCAGCACTGCGTGAAACTGGGGTTATTGAAAAACTGTTAACCTCTTATGGATTTATTCAGTGTTCAGAACATCAAGCTAGACTTTTCTTCCACTGTTCACAGTATAATGGCAACCTGCAGGAGTTAAAAGTAGGAGATGATGTTGAATTCGAAGTATCATCTGACCGGCGGACTGGGAAACCGATTGCTGTTAAACTGGTGAAGATAAAACCAGAAATTCTCCCTGAAGAACGAATGAATGGACAAGTTGTGTGCGCTGTTCCTCACAACTTAGAGAGTAAATCTCCAGCTGCCCTGGGTCAGAGTCCAACAGGGAGTGTATGCTACGAACGTAATGGGGAAGTGTTTTATCTGACTTACACCCCTGAAGATGTCGAAGGGAACGTTCAGCTGGAAACCggagataaaataaactttgtaaTCGATAACAATAAACATACTGGTGCTGTAAGTGCTCGTAATATTATGCTGTTGAAAAAGAAACAAGCCCGCTATCAGGGAGTAGTTTGTGCCATGAAGGAGGCATTTGGCTTTATTGAAAGAGGTGATGTTGTAAAAGAGATATTCTTTCACTGTAGTGAATTTAAGGGTGACCTAGAAACCTTACAGCCTGGAGATGACGTGGAATTCACAATCAAGGACAGAAATGGTAAAGAAGTTGCAACAGATGTCAGACTATTGCCTCAAGGAACCGTCATTTTTGAAGATATCAGCATTGAACATTTTGAAGGAATTGTAACCAAAGTTATCCCAAAAGTACCCAGTAAAAACCAGAATGACCCACTGCCAGGACGCATCAAAGTTGACTTTGTGATTCCTAAAGAACTTCCCTTTGGAGACAAAGATACAAAATCCAAGGTGACTCTGCTGGAAGGTGACCATGTTAGGTTTAATATTTCAACAGACCGACGTGACAAATTAGAACGAGCAACCAATATAGAAGTTCTATCAAATACATTTCAGTTCACTAATGAAGCCAGAGAAATGGGTGTGATTGCTGCCATGAGAGATGGTTTTGGTTTCATCAAGTGTGTGGATCGTGGTGCTCGTATGTTCTTCCATTTCAGTGAAATTCTGGATGGGAACCAGCTCCATATTGCAGATGAAGTAGAGTTTACTGTGGTTCCTGATATGCTCTCTGCCCAAAGAAATCATGCTATTAGGATTAAAAAACTTCCCAAGGGCACGGTTTCATTCCATTCCCATTCAGATCATCGTTTTCTGGGCACTGTAGAAAAAGAAGCCACTTTTTCCAATCCTAAAACCACTAGCCCaaataaaggcaaagagaaggaggcagaggatgGCATTATTGCTTATGATGATTGTGGGGTGAAACTGACTATTGCTTTTCAAGCCAAGGATGTGGAAGGATCTACTTCTCCTCAAATAGGAGATAAGGTTGAATTTAGTATTAGTGACAAACAGAGGCCTGGACAGCAGATTGCAACTTGTGTACGACTTTTAGGTCGTAATTCCAACTCCAAGAGGCTCTTGGGTTATGTGGCAACTCTGAAGGATAATTTTGGATTTATTGAAACAGCCAATCATGATAAGGAAATCTTTTTCCATTACAGTGAGTTCTCTGGTGATGTCGATAGCCTGGAACTGGGGGACATGGTCGAGTACAGCTTGTCCAAAGGCAAAGGCAACAAAGTCAGTGCagaaaaagtgaacaaaacacaCTCGGTGAATGGCATTACTGAGGAAGCTGATCCCACCATCTACTCTGGCAAAGTCATTCGTCCCCTAAGGAGTGTTGATCCAACACAGACTGAGTACCAAGGAATGATTGAGATTGTGGAGGAGGGGGATATGAAAGGTGAGGTCTATCCATTTGGCATAGTTGGGATGGCCAACAAAGGCGATTGCTTGCAGAAAGGGGAGAGTGTCAAGTTCCAATTGTGTGTCCTGGGCCAAAATGCACAGACTATGGCCTATAACATCACACCCCTGCGTAGGGCCACAGTGGAGTGTGTGAAAGATCAGTTTGGCTTCATTAACTATGAAGTAGGAGATAGCAAGAAGCTCTTTTTCCATGTGAAAGAAGTTCAGGATGGCATTGAGCTACAGGCAGGAGATGAGGTGGAGTTCTCAGTGATTCTTAATCAGCGCACTGGCAAGTGCAGCGCATGTAATGTTTGGCGAGTCTGCGAAGGCCCCAAAGCTGTTGTAGCTCCTAGACCTGATAGGTTGGTCAATCCCTTGAAGAACATTACCCTGGATGATGCCAGTGCTCCTCGCCTAATGGTTCTTCGTCAGCCAAGGGGACCAGATAACTCAATGGGATTTGGTGCAGAAAGAAAGATCCGTCAAGCTGGTGTCATTGACTAA
- the RALB gene encoding ras-related protein Ral-B — protein sequence MAANKSKGQSSLALHKVIMVGSGGVGKSALTLQFMYDEFVEDYEPTKADSYRKKVVLDGEEVQIDILDTAGQEDYAAIRDNYFRSGEGFLLVFSITEHESFTATAEFREQILRVKSEEDKIPLLVVGNKSDLEERRQVPIEEARSKAEDWGVQYVETSAKTRANVDKVFFDLMREIRAKKMSENKDKNGKKSSKNKKSFRERCCLL from the exons ATGGCTGCGAACAAGAGTAAGGGCCAGAGCTCCCTGGCCCTCCACAAAGTGATCATGGTTGGCAGTGGAGGGGTTGGCAAGTCGGCCCTGACTCTTCAGTTCATGTATGACGAG TTTGTAGAAGACTATGAACCTACCAAAGCTGACAGTTACAGAAAGAAAGTGGTTCTTGATGGAGAAGAAGTCCAGATAGACATTCTAGACACTGCTGGACAAGAGGACTATGCAGCCATTCGAGACAACTACTTTCGGAGTGGGGAAGGCTTTCTGCTAGTGTTCTCAATCACAGAACATGAGTCCTTCACAGCAACTGCCGAATTCAG GGAGCAGATCCTCCGTGTCAAGTCTGAAGAAGATAAAATTCCATTGCTCGTTGTGGGAAACAAGTCTGACTTAGAGGAGCGGAGGCAGGTGCCTATCGAGGAGGCCAGGAGCAAAGCCGAAGACTGGGGCGTGCAGTACGTGGAGACGTCGGCTAAGACGCGCGCCAACGTGGACAAG gtgtTCTTTGACCTAATGAGGGAaatcagagcaaagaaaatgtcagaaaacaaagacaagaatGGCAAGAAAAGCAGCAAGAACAAGAAAAGTTTTAGAGAAAGATGTTGCTTACTGTGA